In Calorimonas adulescens, the sequence TTATTGTAATACATATCTATTATGGCATCGGTAAACTTATCAATTTTCTTCTCCACCTCCCTTACCCTTTTGTATCTGGGAAATTCGCTACTATCCAATACCTTCTTAACTGTATTTTTGGAAATACCAAGCATTCTGGCAATGGTCTTTTTTCCATAACCTTTGGAATACAAGTTTTGTATTGTATACCATTGCTCTATATTGGATCAACCCCTTCTCCTCCCCCTATATTATGTATGTTTTTTATTGATGGGGGTCAATATTTATTGTAAATCAACAAATGGTCCGATTTAAACTGACCCAGGATTCATATACAAATTATTCACAGGTTTATTTCAATTCTACAATGGTCCGATTTAAACAAAAAGAAAAAATTGAAAAAGAAAAGGCTCATTACTGTTTACAACCGGATTATCTGCAATGTATCCAATACCGATGATGGGCAATGTAGGTATTGCATTATCTGGATTACGTAGTTATGTAGCAAATCTTCATACTGAACTTGCACCCAAGGGAATCCATGTAGCACATCGTTCATTAGGCTTATTCATGAAACCTGGTACTGGCGCAGTCAATGACCCAGATGTAATTGCAGATATGTGGTATAATGTATATGCTGAGAAAAAAGGTGGCGAAGATGTTTATCCTGAGGGTGTAACACCGGCAACAATCATATTCTAGGATTCGGTATTATAGATATCATATTTATAAATAATAACAATCTATAAAATGGAGAAAGACCATGAAATAGCTTTTATCAGCTTCAAAATTTCATGGTCTTTTTATATTTTATCCGATTGTTAATTAAGCCAATTGAATCTCAGCAAGAATGATATAATTGAGTTTACAATAGACGCCACCTTATACATACTTTTGTCATCACTAGGCAGAATATCCAGCATGAGCTAAAAAATCACTTAGTCTCACAATTGCTTTTTATTATTAATAGCAAGTCCAGCCACCATCTACAACAATTGCCTGGCCATTGATATATGAGGAATCCTCTGATGCAAGGAACACTGCTACTTTGGCAATTTCATCCGCTTCACCAGGTCTGTATATAAGATTGGTGCCCTTCATGGCTATATCCATTCCATTCTTATTTGTGTGTTGCATAAATTCGCCCGTGCCAATCTCTGTTGTTATGGCACCAGGGCAGATCGCATTACATCTTATGTTTTTGCTGCCGTACATGTAGGCGGTATTTTTTGTAAGCCCTATTAATCCATGTTTTGATGCTGTGTAGATTGCACCTGCTCTGCAACCAAAAAGGCCTCCCACGGAAGCAACATTGATAATTACTCCGCCACCTTGTTTCTCAAATAGTTTCACTGCTTTTCTCATCGAATAAGCAGGAGCTTCCAAGTTCAATTTCATGACTTTTTCAAACATCTTGTCGTCAAAATCGCCTATAGGGCTGAAATCGTCCATAATTCCGGCATTGTTTACAAGAATATCTAATCTGCCAAATCTTTTCACAGCCTCGTCAACCATTCCTTCAACCTGAGCTTTATCCATCATATCACCAACAAATGGAATAAGTTCGCCAGGATATCCTGCAGTTTCTTTGGCAAGTTCATTCAATCTTTCCAATCTCCTAGCAACTGCGAGCACCTTGGCGCCTTCCTTTGCATACATTGCTGCAATCGCTTTCCCCATTCCTGCACTTGCACCGGTTACAATGGCGACTTTGTTCTCTAATTTCATCTGTTATCCTCTCCCACCTATTTCTATATGATATAAATTTAACTACTCCCAGTATATATGACTTTATTGCAGTTGTCAACTATTTATCAATAGAAACGTAATTCTCGCCAGTAACAAAGCATTTGGGAAATAGTGGAGCTCATGGGAGCCCATGTGTTTACTGCTGCAGTGTTGGATAGACTATTACATCATGCCCATATAATTAACATAAGGGTTGATAGCTACAACCTAAAAGGCAGTATGAAAGCCGGATTGTGTGGTAAACCACATAATTAATTAAGAAAAGATAGGGTTGGTCAATTTAAAACCTTTGAAGATGTGCTATTTTAGATTAGCTATCGACATTAATTGGTTTAACACCTGAGACTTATACCTCGATTAGTGGACGTCAGCATTATTTTATTGAATAAATCGCCTTATTTCAACCTGGTAAAAATTGTTGGTCCATTGTATGGAATGGATAGAGATATGGGATAGAAAGGACTGATTGCATTAAAATTTTTCGATGGCAAATGGATATGCGAACTTACTGCATCAAGGTATATGGATAAAGTGAATTAATAATTTACCGCCACTTTATGAGCGTAAAAACAACTCAACATTAATTATAAAAGGCCCCTCTTCTTCGGAGGGGTCTAAATTTATTCTTAGGTTGAAGCACTAAAAAGTTTTGAATAAAAAATTTAAAGGAAATTCTTCTTTTATATATCCATGCCAGCATTGAACCCGGATGTAGTTGAAGTATACAGGTTTCCGCGGTTAGTTGTACAATCACCGACATAATATACTTCATCTGCCAAATCCGCAAATTTGCTTGCTTCCTCTATCTTCGGCTTAACTCCCAGTGATACAATGAGGGTATCGAAAGCAATATTCTTTATTCCGTCTTTCCCTTCTACAACAGCAGTGTTGACATTTACCCTTAAAAGCTTATGATTTGCAAGGATTGTCACGCCTTCTTCCTTCAGAAGCTTAATCAGAGCGGTCATCGGAATAGGTGATACATCTATCATCTCTTTTTCACTTACCATTTCAACAATTGATACTTTCTTTCCTTTGCGAGCAAGATCAAGGGCAACTTCACAACCTGTCAGCCCTCCGCCGGCTACGAGGATGTTGTCTCCTACCTGAACATTTCCAGCCTCAAGATCGCCGACCCAAACCACATTCTCACCATCCAGGCCCGGTATCGGGGGTATGTTGGGTTCTGCACCCACTGCGACAACAATTGCGTCAGGATTTTCTGCTTTTATTATTTCAGGGGTAGCCTCAGTAGCCAGCCTGATTTTGATACCAGGATGTTTTGCAGTCATTCTAATGGCCCAATTGAGGTATGCTTTTAGATCTTTTTTAAATTCAGGAGCTACTGCCATATTTAAAGTACCGCCTAATTTTTCAGATTTTTCGAAGAGCACTACCTGATGGCCGCGGTCTGCCGCTGTGCGCGCAGCTTCCATTCCTGCTGGGCCACCTCCAATTACCACAACCTTCTTTTTTTTATCAGCAACTGCTGAAACGTTTCTAAACTCTAACTCTCGCCCAGCCAGCGGATTTACCGCACAAGCCACACGTAGCCCAAGAGAGCCGTGAGTGCGATTCAAGCAGGTTACGCAGCGGATACAGGGCCTGATTTCATCTTCTCTCCCTGTGCGTGCCTTATTTACGCAATCCGGGTCGGCAATTAGTGTGCGTATCATAGCGCATATATCAGCATCGCCTCTTTCTAATATCTCGGCGGCAAGGTCTAAATCAATAGAACCCACTGTAGTAATCGGCACTTTAATTCCGGCTTTCTTTAGTTCTGCGGCATAATGTACGTTATAGCCTCGCTTTAGATAAGTGGGCTGAGTGGTTATTGGAACCAATTCGTCAATCAATAACATTCCTGCTGAGACATGAAGAAGGTCAATTTTGTCCTGGATTATTTTTACAAATTCAATGGTATCCTCCAATTTAACTCCACCGGGCACCATCTCCTCGGCGCTAATACGGAATTCTATGGCAAGTTTTCTTCCGACTCTCTCCCTTATGGCATCCAAGAGCTCGCAGGCAAAACGGGCTCGATTTTCTATGCTGCCGCCATATTTATCTGTACGGTGGTTAAACAACGGTGAAAAGAAGTTGCTGATAAGTATTCCATGCCCTCCATGAAGCAAGACCATGTCCATTCCAGCTTTAAGAGCGCGTTCTGCTGCATCGGCAAATAACTTGATCCAATTATTTATATCTTCTTGAGACATCATATCGATAGGCGACTTGCCTTCAGGCATTTCATGTCCAAATGCAAATCCAGCGAGTTCGATCGATGCCTTGGCTCCATACCGATGTACGGCATCCGCCAACACAGCAAGGCCCGGTATTACGTTATCGCTTCCCATGTTCACACAAAAACCGCTGGGCATACCATTGAGAGGTGTCACCATAGAAATACCTACAGTGACTATACCTGCACCACCTTTTGCTAATTGACGGCTCCATTCAACGAGCTCAGGTGTCACCAGACCATTTATGTCGGCTAAACGCGGAGCAGCAGGTGAGGATTCTATACGGTTTTTCACCAGCATGTGGCCAATCTGAATGGGTTCGAAAATCTTCTTATACTTAGGGTTCATCATAAAAATTCCCTCCTTGTAAGATATATTTAAACATCCATGATACAAAACGAGTCGCCATAAGAGAATGAAGATATCCTTCAAATTTTATGTATAATCTACTTAGCGGCTGGTTAAGGCAGGTTGTTATTCCTTGGTACCTCGAGTCTGAGATTTAGACTGAACTATAACATTCTTGAACTCGAAGGACTTCATCCTATGGCAGTAAATGCCCAGTATATAAAAATGTACCGGTATGTCTCCTGGGACAGGAGTCACTCCACGTAATAATGAAAGTGCTTTTAATTTCCTACAGCCTCACATTTTTGGAAGGACCACTCATACTGTAAAAGGTTGCCTCAGCCTCATCGGCACAAAAGATTTCGTAAATAGGATCATCCTCGCTGTACAAACTCCTGAGAGAAGGCATGGTGTCCAGTGCCGCTTTTTTGGACTCGCGGCTAGTGATGAAGACAGCTTTGCCTTTTAGACGAAGCCATTCACCTGTTTTTGCTGTAGCGCTTATTTCAAATTTAGGGTTGGCTTTCAGCTGTCTATAGACATCTTTTTGATTATTGGTACAGAAGCATAGCTTACCTTCGTATTTCATTACAAAACCAAAGGGGCGTACCTTGGGCGTATCCCCGTCTATGGTTGCCAGATAAAAAGGTGAGTTATCTTTTAAAAACTGTAAAACTTCATCCATCATCCTTTACTCCTTTCGATTTTTTATGATATTATTATAGTACATAGAGATAAATAGAACAAGTATATAGAAATAACTGTTTAAGTATGATAATAATGAGTGATGGGGTAATGTGGTATGAATAAGAAAGATATGGTAAATACAATGGATTGCCCGGTAACGTATGCCTTAAATATGATTGGAGGGAAGTGGAAAATTCCAATCCTGTGGACATTGAGCCAAAATCGTGTACTTCGGTATAATGAGTTGAAAAGAAAGCTGAATGGGATTACCAACATGATGCTGACTCAATCCCTAAAAGAGATGGAAAGTTGCGGTCTGATACACAGAGAACAGTATCCGGAGATACCTCCGAGGGTGGAGTATTCGCTGACACAAGCAGGATTGGAGCTTTTGCCAGCCATAGATGAACTTGCAAAATGGGGTGCCCGCCAAATGGCATTGCGACATACTGGGAACAATGAGTCACGTTCAGAGTAACAACATGTTTACTGCACTTGCTGTTGTTTGTCATGACGAATTAGAGACCATATAGATATTTTTGGTTTGAACTGTGTTGCCTGTAAATGAGAGTGGCATATTCAAATGAGTGGATTTGTATAGATATAGTTGATCTAACTTAAAAGGAGCATAATATTAAGTGCAGTAACTGTTATCCCGATAACCCAGAGGACGATTTTTGAAAGAGGGTTATTAGCGTATTTCTTCATGACTTTTTGAGAAGATGTAAGGCTAATCAGTAGAAATATTGTTATTGGCAGTTGAATGCTCAACAGCATCTGAGATATGACCAGTCCTTTGAATGGATCGCTTATAAAAAATATTATAATTAGTGCGCCAATTATGGTTAAACCTACGCCTGTTTTAGTATGGCTATCGTGTATATCATATGGCTCATTAAAGATTCCAGCATAAATTGAACCCCCTGCCATACCTGCAGTTATGGTTGAAGAAATTCCTGAAAATAAAAGTGCAATGGCAAAAACAATAGATGCAGCATTGCCTAAGAGTGGTTTTAATAGAGCTTGTGCCTGTTCAAGCTCAGTTACATGGATACCCTGT encodes:
- a CDS encoding helix-turn-helix domain-containing protein — its product is MEQWYTIQNLYSKGYGKKTIARMLGISKNTVKKVLDSSEFPRYKRVREVEKKIDKFTDAIIDMYYN
- a CDS encoding winged helix-turn-helix transcriptional regulator, giving the protein MNKKDMVNTMDCPVTYALNMIGGKWKIPILWTLSQNRVLRYNELKRKLNGITNMMLTQSLKEMESCGLIHREQYPEIPPRVEYSLTQAGLELLPAIDELAKWGARQMALRHTGNNESRSE
- a CDS encoding pyridoxamine 5'-phosphate oxidase family protein, coding for MDEVLQFLKDNSPFYLATIDGDTPKVRPFGFVMKYEGKLCFCTNNQKDVYRQLKANPKFEISATAKTGEWLRLKGKAVFITSRESKKAALDTMPSLRSLYSEDDPIYEIFCADEAEATFYSMSGPSKNVRL
- a CDS encoding FAD-dependent oxidoreductase codes for the protein MMNPKYKKIFEPIQIGHMLVKNRIESSPAAPRLADINGLVTPELVEWSRQLAKGGAGIVTVGISMVTPLNGMPSGFCVNMGSDNVIPGLAVLADAVHRYGAKASIELAGFAFGHEMPEGKSPIDMMSQEDINNWIKLFADAAERALKAGMDMVLLHGGHGILISNFFSPLFNHRTDKYGGSIENRARFACELLDAIRERVGRKLAIEFRISAEEMVPGGVKLEDTIEFVKIIQDKIDLLHVSAGMLLIDELVPITTQPTYLKRGYNVHYAAELKKAGIKVPITTVGSIDLDLAAEILERGDADICAMIRTLIADPDCVNKARTGREDEIRPCIRCVTCLNRTHGSLGLRVACAVNPLAGRELEFRNVSAVADKKKKVVVIGGGPAGMEAARTAADRGHQVVLFEKSEKLGGTLNMAVAPEFKKDLKAYLNWAIRMTAKHPGIKIRLATEATPEIIKAENPDAIVVAVGAEPNIPPIPGLDGENVVWVGDLEAGNVQVGDNILVAGGGLTGCEVALDLARKGKKVSIVEMVSEKEMIDVSPIPMTALIKLLKEEGVTILANHKLLRVNVNTAVVEGKDGIKNIAFDTLIVSLGVKPKIEEASKFADLADEVYYVGDCTTNRGNLYTSTTSGFNAGMDI
- a CDS encoding glucose 1-dehydrogenase, producing the protein MKLENKVAIVTGASAGMGKAIAAMYAKEGAKVLAVARRLERLNELAKETAGYPGELIPFVGDMMDKAQVEGMVDEAVKRFGRLDILVNNAGIMDDFSPIGDFDDKMFEKVMKLNLEAPAYSMRKAVKLFEKQGGGVIINVASVGGLFGCRAGAIYTASKHGLIGLTKNTAYMYGSKNIRCNAICPGAITTEIGTGEFMQHTNKNGMDIAMKGTNLIYRPGEADEIAKVAVFLASEDSSYINGQAIVVDGGWTCY